The following proteins come from a genomic window of Miscanthus floridulus cultivar M001 chromosome 2, ASM1932011v1, whole genome shotgun sequence:
- the LOC136536699 gene encoding uncharacterized protein — protein sequence MDPMIGLECCIFAGFLLGYTSFLVYSSFRHAWSPWELRYHAYFMEDLPAPMIIIADWIAAVACLFAVKGILQNSGPSKKWMWYSCYIGILVAIFWTYYILRLPRIRWDVAWLPLGPLVSGALSLYVDHVLLESMQDIGTLRSYMYNFKAL from the exons atggaccccatgataggattGGAATGT TGCATCTTCGCAGGGTTCCTCCTAGGTTACACGTCCTTTCTTGTCTACTCCAGTTTCCGCCATGCTTGGTCTCCCTGGGAGCTG CGGTACCATGCTTACTTCATGGAAGATTTGCCTGCTCCAATGATCATAATTGCAG ATTGGATAGCTGCTGTAGCATGCCTATTTGCTGTTAAAGGAATACTACAGAATTCAGGCCCATCAAAGAAGTGGATGTGGTATTCGTGCTATATTGGCATTTTGGTAGCCATCTTTTGGACATATTACATCTTGAG GTTGCCAAGAATTCGATGGGATGTTGCATGGCTCCCACTCGGTCCTTTAGTAT CTGGTGCATTGAGCCTTTATGTGGACCATGTGCTGCTGGAATCAATGCAAGATATCGGCACATTGAGAAGTTACATGTATAACTTCAAGGCCTTGTAG